The proteins below come from a single Corylus avellana chromosome ca3, CavTom2PMs-1.0 genomic window:
- the LOC132173893 gene encoding GATA transcription factor 26 isoform X2, producing MGKQGPCYHCGVTSTPLWRNGPPEKPVLCNACGSRWRTKGTLANYTPLHARAEPDDYEDHRVSRVKSISINKNKEVKLLKRKQPSENTLVGGGAADYNPGFRKVIDEDTSNRSSSGSAISNSESCAQFGGADASDLTGPAQSMVWDTTVPSRKRTCVSRSKPSPVEKLTKDLYTILHEQQSSYFSGSSEEDLLFESETPMVSVEIGHGSVLIRHPSSIARDEESEASSLSVENKQFPSNEAYSHWAIPSVHSGSKGVCFPSPGVEKMKSHAGQGLQPEQLKRDKFQNENQQILSSHKSPLCYIDLNDVLNFEGFMRHLTNEEQQQLLKYLSPVDPVKVPDSLKSMFDSPQFKENLIYFQQLLAEGVFDISFSGAKSEDCKTLKRLALSNSSKCKWVESYHLLKKCQNGAGGSGALGPNATAASNLTNVKRSRDSQSQNLPEVKTMMKCPKRVIMKASYENKELIDNDGSCFSPRSLFALPPDGSSLMLDSLRFVEENSDQDLLLDVPSNGSFPQAELLHPALSFGAQQASTSSSSIYPYHGRR from the exons aTGGGCAAGCAAGGGCCTTGCTATCACTGTGGAGTTACAA GCACTCCTCTTTGGCGCAATGGGCCTCCTGAGAAGCCAGTCTTGTGCAATGCTTGTGGGTCTCGGTGGAGGACAAAGGGAACACTTGCAAATTATACTCCTCTACATGCTCGGGCAGAACCTGATGATTATGAGGATCACAGGGTCTCCAGGGTGAAGAGTATATCAATAAATAAGAACAAAGAAGTGAAACTGCTCAAAAGAAAGCAGCCCAGTGAAAATACGTTGGTTGGAGGGGGTGCCGCTGATTACAACCCGGGCTTTCGAAAAGTGATAGATGAAGATACAAGTAATAGATCGAGTTCCGGATCAGCCATATCTAATTCGGAGAGCTGTGCACAATTTGGTGGTGCAGATGCAAGTGATTTGACAG GTCCAGCTCAATCAATGGTGTGGGATACAACAGTGCCTTCTAGGAAAAGGACCTGTGTGAGTCGTTCAAAGCCATCTCCAGTTGAGAAGCTAACAAAAGATCTATATACTATTTTACATGAACAACAATCTTCATATTTCTCTGGATCTTCTGAAGAGGATCTGCTTTTTGAGAGTGAAACACCAATGGTTTCTGTTGAGATAGGACATGGAAGTGTTCTCATTAGGCATCCGAGCTCAATAGCTCGAGATGAGGAATCTGAAGCTAGCTCGCTTTCGGTTGAGAACAAACAATTTCCATCAAATGAGGCTTATTCCCATTGGGCAATCCCTTCTGTACATAGTGGTAGCAAGGGTGTCTGTTTTCCAAGTCCTGGGGTCGAAAAAATGAAGAGCCATGCTGGACAAGGGTTGCAACCAGAGCAACTTAAAAG GGACAAGTTTCAGAATGAAAACCAACAAATCCTCTCTAGCCACAAGTCACCACTGTGTTATATAGATTTGAAT GATGTTTTGAACTTTGAGGGGTTTATGAGACACCTGACAAATGAGGAGCAACAACAATTACTCAAGTATCTATCTCCAGTTGATCCTGTTAAAGTTCCTGATAG CCTCAAAAGCATGTTTGATAGTCCACAATTCAAGGAGAACTTAATTTACTTTCAGCAACTGCTTGCGGAAGGGGTCTTTGATATCTCCTTCTCAGGGGCAAAATCTGAAGACTGCAAGACTTTGAAAAGGCTTGCATTATCCAATTCATCAAAATGCAAATGGGTTGAAAGCTATCATCTACTTAAG AAATGTCAAAATGGTGCTGGAGGATCTGGTGCTTTAGGACCTAATGCCACTGCAGCAAGTAATTTAACAAATGTCAAGAGATCGCGTGACAGCCAAAGTCAAAATCTTCCAg AAGTAAAGACAATGATGAAGTGCCCAAAAAGGGTGATCATGAAGGCTAGCTATGAGAACAAGGAGCTCATAGACAATGATGGTTCTTGCTTTAGTCCAAGAAGCCTGTTTGCTTTGCCTCCTGATGGTAGCTCCCTCATGCTGGATTCATTACGttttgttgaagaaaattctgatCAGGATCTGCTGCTGGACGTGCCATCCAATGGCTCTTTCCCACAGGCAGAGCTTCTTCACCCAGCTTTAAGTTTTGGTGCACAACAGGCAAGCACTAGTAGTAGCTCAATATACCCATATCATGGCCGTCGCTGA
- the LOC132176199 gene encoding large ribosomal subunit protein uL24y-like, with product MKYNPRVSSSRRKSRKAHFTAPSSVRRVMMSAALSSELRTKHQVRSMPVRKDDEVLVVRGTYKGSEGKVVQVYRRKWVIHVERITREKVNGSTVNVGVNPSKVVITKLRFDKDRKSLLDAKAKGRAAADKDKSAKFSAEDIMQTVD from the coding sequence ATGAAGTACAACCCCAGGGTGTCGAGCTCTCGCCGGAAGAGCCGGAAGGCGCACTTCACGGCTCCATCGAGCGTGCGGCGCGTCATGATGAGCGCGGCACTCTCGAGCGAGCTGCGGACCAAGCACCAGGTGCGGTCAATGCCGGTGCGCAAGGACGACGAGGTGCTGGTGGTGCGTGGGACGTACAAGGGCAGCGAGGGAAAGGTCGTCCAGGTGTACCGCCGCAAGTGGGTCATCCACGTCGAGCGGATCACCCGAGAGAAGGTGAACGGGTCGACCGTCAACGTGGGCGTCAACCCGTCAAAGGTGGTGATCACGAAGCTCCGCTTCGACAAGGACCGGAAATCACTGCTGGACGCTAAGGCCAAGGGTCGCGCCGCTGCTGACAAGGACAAGAGCGCCAAGTTCTCCGCGGAGGATATCATGCAAACCGTCGATTAA
- the LOC132173760 gene encoding expansin-like B1 yields the protein MGFAPETLICLLCVILLLPAPSTSQDTFTRSRATYYGSPDCYGTPSGACGFGEFGRTVNDGSVAGVSRLYRNGTGCGACYQVRCTTPEYCSDEGVKIVVSDYGEGDTTDFILSPRAFVRLARANVAKELLAYGVIDVEYRRVSCQYSGHNLMVKVHENSRFPHYLALLVIYVAGQNDITAVELWQEDSQQWRGMRRAYGAVWDMANAPTGSGSIKLRFQVCGSAGTKWVQSRNGLPGDWKPGVAYDSAIQLVA from the exons ATGGGGTTTGCACCTGAAACCCTAATCTGTCTTCTTTGTGTCATTCTGCTCTTGCCTGCACCATCTACTTCTCAAGACACTTTTACACGCTCAAGAGCAACCTACTACGGTAGCCCTGATTGCTATGGGACTCCAA GTGGAGCTTGTGGGTTTGGCGAATTCGGAAGGACTGTCAATGATGGCAGTGTGGCTGGAGTTTCCAGGCTCTATAGGAATGGAACTGGCTGTGGTGCATGCTATCAG GTACGGTGCACAACACCAGAATATTGCAGTGATGAAGGGGTGAAGATAGTGGTGAGTGACTACGGCGAAGGAGACACAACCGACTTCATCCTCAGCCCACGTGCCTTCGTGAGGTTGGCACGTGCCAATGTGGCCAAGGAGTTGCTGGCTTACGGCGTCATCGACGTCGAATACCGGCGGGTCTCATGCCAATACTCCGGTCACAACCTCATGGTTAAGGTCCACGAAAACAGCAGATTCCCTCACTACCTCGCTTTACTCGTTATTTATGTTGCTGGACAAAATGACATCACAGCCGTTGAATTGTGGCAG GAGGATAGCCAGCAATGGAGGGGGATGCGTAGGGCATACGGGGCGGTGTGGGACATGGCTAACGCACCAACTGGAAGTGGTTCGATAAAGTTGAGGTTCCAAGTGTGTGGCAGCGCGGGTACAAAGTGGGTGCAGTCGAGAAATGGTCTGCCGGGAGATTGGAAGCCTGGGGTTGCTTATGACTCGGCCATTCAGCTTGtcgcttaa
- the LOC132173893 gene encoding GATA transcription factor 26 isoform X1 — protein MGKQGPCYHCGVTSTPLWRNGPPEKPVLCNACGSRWRTKGTLANYTPLHARAEPDDYEDHRVSRVKSISINKNKEVKLLKRKQPSENTLVGGGAADYNPGFRKVIDEDTSNRSSSGSAISNSESCAQFGGADASDLTGPAQSMVWDTTVPSRKRTCVSRSKPSPVEKLTKDLYTILHEQQSSYFSGSSEEDLLFESETPMVSVEIGHGSVLIRHPSSIARDEESEASSLSVENKQFPSNEAYSHWAIPSVHSGSKGVCFPSPGVEKMKSHAGQGLQPEQLKRDKFQNENQQILSSHKSPLCYIDLNDVLNFEGFMRHLTNEEQQQLLKYLSPVDPVKVPDSSLKSMFDSPQFKENLIYFQQLLAEGVFDISFSGAKSEDCKTLKRLALSNSSKCKWVESYHLLKKCQNGAGGSGALGPNATAASNLTNVKRSRDSQSQNLPEVKTMMKCPKRVIMKASYENKELIDNDGSCFSPRSLFALPPDGSSLMLDSLRFVEENSDQDLLLDVPSNGSFPQAELLHPALSFGAQQASTSSSSIYPYHGRR, from the exons aTGGGCAAGCAAGGGCCTTGCTATCACTGTGGAGTTACAA GCACTCCTCTTTGGCGCAATGGGCCTCCTGAGAAGCCAGTCTTGTGCAATGCTTGTGGGTCTCGGTGGAGGACAAAGGGAACACTTGCAAATTATACTCCTCTACATGCTCGGGCAGAACCTGATGATTATGAGGATCACAGGGTCTCCAGGGTGAAGAGTATATCAATAAATAAGAACAAAGAAGTGAAACTGCTCAAAAGAAAGCAGCCCAGTGAAAATACGTTGGTTGGAGGGGGTGCCGCTGATTACAACCCGGGCTTTCGAAAAGTGATAGATGAAGATACAAGTAATAGATCGAGTTCCGGATCAGCCATATCTAATTCGGAGAGCTGTGCACAATTTGGTGGTGCAGATGCAAGTGATTTGACAG GTCCAGCTCAATCAATGGTGTGGGATACAACAGTGCCTTCTAGGAAAAGGACCTGTGTGAGTCGTTCAAAGCCATCTCCAGTTGAGAAGCTAACAAAAGATCTATATACTATTTTACATGAACAACAATCTTCATATTTCTCTGGATCTTCTGAAGAGGATCTGCTTTTTGAGAGTGAAACACCAATGGTTTCTGTTGAGATAGGACATGGAAGTGTTCTCATTAGGCATCCGAGCTCAATAGCTCGAGATGAGGAATCTGAAGCTAGCTCGCTTTCGGTTGAGAACAAACAATTTCCATCAAATGAGGCTTATTCCCATTGGGCAATCCCTTCTGTACATAGTGGTAGCAAGGGTGTCTGTTTTCCAAGTCCTGGGGTCGAAAAAATGAAGAGCCATGCTGGACAAGGGTTGCAACCAGAGCAACTTAAAAG GGACAAGTTTCAGAATGAAAACCAACAAATCCTCTCTAGCCACAAGTCACCACTGTGTTATATAGATTTGAAT GATGTTTTGAACTTTGAGGGGTTTATGAGACACCTGACAAATGAGGAGCAACAACAATTACTCAAGTATCTATCTCCAGTTGATCCTGTTAAAGTTCCTGATAG CAGCCTCAAAAGCATGTTTGATAGTCCACAATTCAAGGAGAACTTAATTTACTTTCAGCAACTGCTTGCGGAAGGGGTCTTTGATATCTCCTTCTCAGGGGCAAAATCTGAAGACTGCAAGACTTTGAAAAGGCTTGCATTATCCAATTCATCAAAATGCAAATGGGTTGAAAGCTATCATCTACTTAAG AAATGTCAAAATGGTGCTGGAGGATCTGGTGCTTTAGGACCTAATGCCACTGCAGCAAGTAATTTAACAAATGTCAAGAGATCGCGTGACAGCCAAAGTCAAAATCTTCCAg AAGTAAAGACAATGATGAAGTGCCCAAAAAGGGTGATCATGAAGGCTAGCTATGAGAACAAGGAGCTCATAGACAATGATGGTTCTTGCTTTAGTCCAAGAAGCCTGTTTGCTTTGCCTCCTGATGGTAGCTCCCTCATGCTGGATTCATTACGttttgttgaagaaaattctgatCAGGATCTGCTGCTGGACGTGCCATCCAATGGCTCTTTCCCACAGGCAGAGCTTCTTCACCCAGCTTTAAGTTTTGGTGCACAACAGGCAAGCACTAGTAGTAGCTCAATATACCCATATCATGGCCGTCGCTGA